The Oncorhynchus tshawytscha isolate Ot180627B linkage group LG16, Otsh_v2.0, whole genome shotgun sequence nucleotide sequence TCATAGacatctggaaacactggacagctACTTTAAAAAAGGTAGACTTTGGACAAAAACTCTAAAATAACAGCTTTAAACTGTATAACTGATGCACCATAACAATGCACCATAATTCCAAGGTTGTGTAATgcgttaaaaaaatatatactgatGAATAAGACATTTGGCTTTTGAAGTTCCATTTCTTACCAATCTCTACAGTTTCCGTCCAAAAACAAATTGTGTGAAATGACGTCAACACATACTGGAGAAGTTACTGGCGAGCTAGAAGTGGCTAACAAACTAGCTACGTCGGTCACGCCGCGCATGATCAGAATGACATTGATTAACCACCCAATGCACACCCCATTTCTGTTTGACAATAAGTTGGACCGTTTATCGCGCCCAAAGTCAACcgttaaagcaaatttcctgccaTTCTTTATGAGTGTTCCAATGCTATCTGTGGCCCCCTAACCTCCAGGAGGTCCCCATTAGAAACATTACTTTACTATAATAGAGGAGATTAACCTTTTTATGTGTTTTGGTTTCCATATGACAGATTGTCAGACCAAACCTAAAATGCAAATGAGAGTTGAAACCACTGTCAGAGAAGAAGAGGTGATCTctcatctttgttgttgtgagtgcCAGGGGGCTGGGCTTGGTGTGTGTAAATGCGAAGGTACAACATGAGAAACAGACAAACgctcataaaaaaatataaaaaaacaaaacatggatTCATgagatacaggcatttggaatattGCGCTAGACATACATTCCAATTAATCAAATATCGCCAAGCTCTAGGTTTTTATACTCACATTCCATGCATTGTTTACCTCTCAGGGCTTTCCTTGGAGCTTGTATAAAAATTCTAAGACAGCCACATAACTCCTCGAGGTATGACAATTATTACGATTACGTTAAACATTTGGAAAACTATCTTTTTAAGAGATCCAGAGTTTCACTTGTTGATGATCATTCAAACCTAAAAAGTGTGGTTTGAAAttggacagagtgagagagaaaggggcaaTCTAGTACTACAATAAACTGGTAGCATGCATTTAGGTTCCAAATAAAAAGGCCACATAACAGTACACATTTAGCTAACTGAATAAAAAATGTGATAACTGCATGCCCCTATGATTGCCACTTGCAAACCGCACTAGTTATTCATAGGGATGGGATTTTTAAATTAAGTATTTTTTTTCAGATAATCATCAAGATGACTTATTCTGTGATGTAAAGTTTCTCAAAGTGCACAGCAGTCTTGTCCAAACATTCTGTGAAAAGGACAAGAAATGCACAACAAACATGTTCTCTGAAAGCCTCCATACATTGTCCGATTGCACCTACCCACTGCTGCATTCGCCATCTCTTcttgcatttgtatttatttcattaaGCCTCCACAAATGTATCATGATCCTCAACTTTCCACTGTCTGAAGCAGTCCATTGGATGAACCTCAAATTGAAGGATCCTGAGAATATAAAAATTAAATGTGAGAAAAGGTGCAACTTTAATTAATCCCCCTTAATTACAAGTGTACACTCGTCAGTCAAAAAGGGAGTGCCTTTATTTGTCGTGTTTCACACATGTACATGGGTGTAACCTGTACAAGTGTGAGGTGTGAAATGCAAATGTactttttgcatatcccactccAAGACACCGGTCACCgccagggatcagccattatCTGTGTTTTCCATCAGCGCTAGCCATCGGCTAAATAGCCGATAACATACTCATTGCAAGCCGGCTACTTTTTGCACTTCATTAATTAACTAGGCTTCTTTTCATATAAAAGTTTCAATTCGCTAGTCAGACAAGTCAGAATAGCCTTCTCCCGGAATGAACGATATGCATCTTCTAGCGATCTATTGATAAGACAGGGAAAAACTGCTGGTTTGTCAgtcccctgtctgtccctctcggTACCAGTGTTATTTTTGTGCGCTGTGGTTGACTTTGGTCAACATTTATTTTCACAGAGGGAGAGCATGATGCTTCTTCATTGTCTCCTGTGAACTCATTTTTAGGTGTTGTGTAATGTAAGTGGTAACTATGAGTGGAAATCCACCGAATTATTGTTTTGTGCcacattcatttattttctttcGTGTGTTTCATAGGCCTACACAGCCACGGAGTCAGGGCGCATAGGCTACATGCTACTGTGCACTTTGATTGACAACCGAACAACAAGTGTTGACTAGTTCAGTGCCAggttcccaactccggtcctctaCCGCACCCAAAAGTACACAATTGTGTTGTAGCCCAGGACAAACATACCACTGGACTAGTTTATAAAAGGTGTCGAACTGATTTAATAAACAGTTATTTGTCAACGGTATTACATCGGGACAAGTAAACCAAATATCTTGTTTGTATTTTCATAGGATTCGAAGCCCATGTCGATACCTGCCAGTGACCGCTAAGGACTCTCAGTGTGATGAGTTGTTTGTGAACGGCTCTTTTTGAACAAAACATttgatgatgatgttgaatcCGAACTGCGGGAACAATAAATAGGTAGTGGCGAGAGGGACTCATTCAAGTCCAAAATATGAAAAAGAAAACGCATATGACATTATTAAATATATTGATATAGGCTTACTGATTTGATCAAAGTGTTGACAATGGAGTAGTCAACATGTTAAACACCTGCTTCATTCTTAAATCTAGTCATGCTACCTAGCTAGCAACCTGAACTTGACAACTGACTAAACTACGCACAAATGTGGATGGCACAGGAATAACTGAGAAGGAATAGGCTACTGAGAGCAAGTGTGTGTAAAGTTACCTGAACAGTACAGATTAGttagtgttttcataacattgtTGGACAAGTTAAAAAGCTATTTGTTCTTTGAATCCATAGAGCCAGTTCTTTCTTCCTATAGTCACACTCATTTAGAATGCCTCTGAAGCTTTAACAGTacttaaagctgtgtgtgtgtctgtgtactgtgcACAAGTATCACAAGAACATCGATAAGAGGGAGTAGGCCTACTTAAACATTGGGAGCATTAATAGCTGTATGTTAGTGACTTTAGTATTGTTTACGGTGAAAATGCTATTAAAACATTCTGATGTAGATATTGTGTTTCCGTAACTTATAATCAAAGCATTGTATGCCTGTAACTCAAGGCACTGCTTTGAGTTGCCTTGCTAAAGAACGATGTAATGAAATCCACATGGGCTGATTCACTTGACCCCTTCTTAATACAGCGCTCTGCCCTACTCATTGATATAcctttaacttgtatttttttactTGACAATTGGTACTGGTGTTTTCCCTAAGATTTAGAAAGCGTCACGTCCTCCCCCTACATAAAAGGCGGAGATCCTTCTGACTTAGATAATTACCACCCAATCGCCAACTTATCTTGCCAAGTTAAGGTATTAGAATCCCTGACCAACTCCCAGCTAAGAACTTTGGTAACTTCACTCTATTCTAAATATGCACCAATCTGGTATTAGATCTGGACAATGCTGTTTCAGCCACTATGCTTGTTTTAGATGTGTTAAATTGCCtagatcattaaaaaaaaaacattgtgctGCTTTATTTACAGACCTTTCCGAGGCATTCGACACCATTTCTCGTCAAAAAACGGTCTGAAATGGGCCTGGATGAGAGGTCTTGACAGACAGGACACAATGTTTGCTTTCTGATGGTGTCAAATCTAGTGTCCTTGATATTACGAAAGGTGTACTGCAGGGGTCGATTTTGGGAGCTGTTCTCTTTACcatttatttaaatattattGGTCTATGTATTAAATCCAGTAATATTCATCTGTATGCAAACGATACGGTTATGTATGCCATTGCACCGACTGTTGACAAAGCTAAGTTCGAGCTGCAATCtgattttgttatattacagaaAGCCCTTGTTGATTAAAAACGTTTACTTAATGCAGGCAAAGCTAAATATATGTTCTGTGATTCACAATATGTAGACCATTTCTCAGATGGTCTACATATTCACTTATTGGATACTTCGCTCATGGAGCCAGTCGCTGCCTATAAATATCTGGCCGTTTGAATTGATAAAGATCTAacgttaaaaaacaacaactgatgagctagttaaaaagctaacgtttaaagtGGGCTTATATTTTAGAAACAGATGTTGCCAATCCATGAacagcaggaagcagattgtGCAGTCAACTTTCCAGCCAGTTCTtgactatggtgatactatttaccagaatgcagcagcagctactcttaaacctttggatgcaTTCTTCTCTTTATTACAGATGACAGTTTTAATACTCATCACAGTATCCTGTATCAGAAGGTCGTCTGGGCTTCACTAAACTCCCGTAAATCACTTCATTAGCCCGGGAACTCTCTGGCTGGCAACTTTTTCTATTTGGCTGGCTACTCCATGTACTTGTGGAAAACACTGCATTAAGGGTTAtgtgtgccttgctcaagggcagatcgacagattgcacctagtcggctcagtgattcgaactagcaaccttccggttactgacccaatgctctaactgctaagctacctgccgcacTTGTTCACTCATTCCTCATGTATTCAAAAGTATTGGATTGATGCAAGCATGGCTGGAGATGAATCTCGACCATATTCCTCACACCAGTCCGTTCTTTTTAAATCCATGAGGGGAATGTATAAGTGCACACTtcgggagaagggtagagaattaTCATGTTAGCCATGATTTCATGCAAAGAATACCTGCAGATCCCCTGGTGGCTCCTGACTGGTCAGCTGTTCTTCCTTTGCTGAATCTGTGACGACAATCTGCTGTAGACTGCGGGTCACTGGTCCCCTCACCCTTCCACTCTGACTGCAGGGGTGCTCATCCACCTGTGGTGGTTGTTGGTGGGATTTCACCATTGTAATGTTGGAACGAATTTCCTTCACACCATGCTGCATCCTACTGCCTTGACGTTGTGGGGAGTTGAAAGGGCGAACAAGAGACAGTGCAGTCAGTTTGGGTGCCTCCTTCAGTGTTTGGACACTTGCCATTGCAATGATGGCTTTACTTTTTTTGTTTGACAGGACTTTATGAGCTGGTAATATGGCTGTCCTCTTTGTTGGACTTGAACTATGGGCTCTGCTTTTCTGTTCATGGTCAGATTTCTCTTCCAAATGAAGGACTTCTCTGCGAAGGTGGCCATTATTTTCCTTAGTGTAAGAGATACTGCCATCTTTTCTTTTCTTGGCCTCTTTGGCAGCAGGTTTCCTGGGGCAGACGGCCATGTGCTTGGTCCGGCTGCGGCGGTATGTGAATTCTCTAATGCAATGTGGACAGACATAGATCTCTTGCTCCTCATCGACTAGAGAAGAGGTTCTCTTTGTCAAAGAGGTAGACTTACTCCTCTGTGAAATGGCCCTCTGTACCAGCTGTTTTTTCCTTTTGTTGAGTGCATTAAGCTTCAACTTGGCAGGTGGCTCCTGATTGAGTTTGGGACGATTTGTTTGACTTGCTGTGTGTAGAGCATTTTGGCCATTTGTGGAATTAGTAGAGGACAGTACTCCATTTTGGGCTTTTGCAAAGTGACGAAGAGGAATGGGGTTCTTATTGGGTGTGTAGCGTCTTTTGTCACTGGCATTTGCACAGGCAAGAATGTGTTTGTGCAGCTCTGGCATGTTATCAAAGCTTTTGCCACATTTAGTGCATCGGATAGCAGTGCTGAAGGTTTGTGGGATGTTGTGGGTGGTGAAGTTGGTAGCTGAGGCTACAGAGCCAACAGGTGTCCGGTTGTGATATGGAAACGGAGGCGGCTTAAAACTGGGATAGTGTTGGTTGATGCCAAGGCAAACATCCAGGCCTTTGGGTTTGCCTCCCTCAGAAGCCATTATCTTTATTGTGGTAAAGAGTTCCTCAGTAGCGTCATCTAATTCTCCCTCATCTTTTATGACAGGTTTATTGGACTCCGCCATGGCACAGTAGGACAAAGCCTCTGTGCTACCTTTTGTTGCATTGTTATAGTTCTGGGGTCGTAGCTTGCCATTTTCTTCCTCTGTGTATTTGCATTCCCGGCCAGGGTGCAACTCCTTTTGATGATGTTTCAGGTTGCAAAGATAAGCAAATTCCTTTGTACATGCGCAGCAAACATAGCTCTTGCCGACGCCATGGAGGGTTGACCTGTGATCAAGCAATGCCGTGGGCTTTCCAAAGAGTAGCACACAGAACTCACATTTGTATGGCCATTCATCAGAATGCTCACTTACATGATGACCCAGTTCCTTCATTGAATGAAAAAGCTTATCACATACATTGCATATGAATTCCTTAGTGAAAGTCTCTTGTAGCTTGGAGAGGGTCTCATTTGAGGATTCTTCCACTTGACTTGTGCCCTCAGAGGGAGGTGGCGTTTTAGAGGGGCAGATAGATATGTCCTCCGATACTACCTTTTGGTTTGATTCCGTTTTAATAATGGCAGGAACAGGGGAGGAAATGGATTCTTGACGAGTTGGACATTCAGATATGACTGCAGACAGCGTTGAAAGGGTAACCGATTGCTCTAAAGAAGATACTAAAATAGAAGGGTCAACGGTTTCATGAGGCAAGGACAGAGGCTGCTGCTGATTTATGACAATTTGCACAGGTGCTGTGGATTCAAAATTATTCTCTTGGAAATCAATTGTGGTAGGGACATGGTTCTCTGGGGTTTCAAGAGCAACTGTGCATTCAATTAAAACAGTATTACTAGTAATGTCAAAGGAGTTGATAAGGGAATCGTTTAGAGTTAAAGCTGGAGAGCATGTTGGCACTTCAAATCCAATGTTGGATTCAACTGTGGTAGTGTTCAGAGCTATTTGATTTAAAGTGTGATCTGTGAGAAACACATGCCCTTGTAGATTGAGAGTTGGGTCAAGGGGTTTAGAGATGGCAAGTTGGCTTGCAGAATTAGAGGTAGCCCAATCTGGCAAAGCAGCTCTCCACTCACACTCAGCTGAATTCAATGAATCTTCTGTGCAGATTATTAAAGGATTAGGAGAAATCTTAGAGGCCAATACTTGAAGGATAGGTTGATTTGTGGAATTGCTAGAGGAAGATGTTGGTGGTGCTAAAACAGTAATTAGCGACGGAGCAGTGGGTAAGATTGGATGTGGAGATGGGGAAGCAAGTGCTATGGTGCATGGTGAGATCGATTGCCTGGGGACTGAAGCTAGAGAGGAAGGGGATGGAGTAAGTGCTGCAGAGGGAAAAGTTAATCCGAACACCTCGCCTTCAGTAGCAGGTGACATATCCGAAGCAGTAACTATGGCAAAGTCTGTAACTAACGGTGCATTATGATTTTCTAATATACTTAATTCTTGCTCTGCAGCAACCTCTAGGTTTGCGTACTCATTCATCAGCACCTTCTCCAACATGCTGGTGTTTGGCTTCCTCTTTTTATTTAAG carries:
- the prdm2a gene encoding PR domain zinc finger protein 2, which translates into the protein MEDSHTLYISELGDDDNLEEEMEDKELEETHCSLYLMSMETDELADSNTSCQKPEAKGCDLKQDLGSVSHSATPELPEDPDHDPDVELQDSFPCQFCERNFTSKQGLERHIHIHTLANHHTHIFKCKYCSKSFGSKIGRRRHERRHENAKARPGSLIKPVEPPSSALQRNGPECVSSPSSSSASVLADREQASTSDEHGELQGGHTCKYCKKVFSTHTNMRRHQRRIHERHLRLKGKEAPLLQEAKHPKLPPIKSQQDTNNTSPVAVLEIESDQEEQYMLDISGNISENLSFYIDGKIVSTSTVSGCEVVEVNSGSATLVGLNAVIINPAQISQALKVETATHTGKGIPGQPLTKRRTATPPLLPQIKTELESEVLSSSSSSIVSSLIESLIPQNTESTILQRERTVYLSPKLKQLLQMQDGLKPSFALITEGQKLCSPLSLTVLPAGLGRFKRRTGSPPNSPQQSPMSNVESTTTDVGVSIAVNVPTSESQCSSPACSLSSNDESEISNSPPVNDAMTTRVLPEGWSPMSGGCSCNQQPLDLSNAVKKSEDEALREAVLDLSVHRKIADSEAKRILVPQPLNKKRKPNTSMLEKVLMNEYANLEVAAEQELSILENHNAPLVTDFAIVTASDMSPATEGEVFGLTFPSAALTPSPSSLASVPRQSISPCTIALASPSPHPILPTAPSLITVLAPPTSSSSNSTNQPILQVLASKISPNPLIICTEDSLNSAECEWRAALPDWATSNSASQLAISKPLDPTLNLQGHVFLTDHTLNQIALNTTTVESNIGFEVPTCSPALTLNDSLINSFDITSNTVLIECTVALETPENHVPTTIDFQENNFESTAPVQIVINQQQPLSLPHETVDPSILVSSLEQSVTLSTLSAVISECPTRQESISSPVPAIIKTESNQKVVSEDISICPSKTPPPSEGTSQVEESSNETLSKLQETFTKEFICNVCDKLFHSMKELGHHVSEHSDEWPYKCEFCVLLFGKPTALLDHRSTLHGVGKSYVCCACTKEFAYLCNLKHHQKELHPGRECKYTEEENGKLRPQNYNNATKGSTEALSYCAMAESNKPVIKDEGELDDATEELFTTIKIMASEGGKPKGLDVCLGINQHYPSFKPPPFPYHNRTPVGSVASATNFTTHNIPQTFSTAIRCTKCGKSFDNMPELHKHILACANASDKRRYTPNKNPIPLRHFAKAQNGVLSSTNSTNGQNALHTASQTNRPKLNQEPPAKLKLNALNKRKKQLVQRAISQRSKSTSLTKRTSSLVDEEQEIYVCPHCIREFTYRRSRTKHMAVCPRKPAAKEAKKRKDGSISYTKENNGHLRREVLHLEEKSDHEQKSRAHSSSPTKRTAILPAHKVLSNKKSKAIIAMASVQTLKEAPKLTALSLVRPFNSPQRQGSRMQHGVKEIRSNITMVKSHQQPPQVDEHPCSQSGRVRGPVTRSLQQIVVTDSAKEEQLTSQEPPGDLQDPSI